In Marinifilum sp. JC120, the sequence TTCTTGAAGTTATCGGATATGACCGCAATTATGTCTCTTCCGAGGGAGCTTACCTCACCGATGCCAAGGGTGTTAAGGTGCTCGATTTTCTGTCTGGATTCGGGGTGTACAATATCGGTCGCAACCATCCATATGTTGCCGATGTACTTAAGGAAGTAATGGGCGAAAAAACTGCCAGCATCGTACAGATGGACCTTGGGGTTATGTCCGGCATGCTGGCTGAAAAGCTTGCTAAGCTTGCTCCCGGTAACCTCGAGGCTGTTTTTTTCACTAATTCCGGTACCGAAGGAGTTGAAGGGGCATTGAAGTTTGCCCGTCAGGCCAGCGGTAAGCATAAGCTGGTCCATTGCCATCACGCTTTTCACGGGCTGACTCTCGGTTCACTGTCTGTAAATGCCAACCGGGAATTCAGGGATCGCAACGAGCCGCTTTTGCCCGACTGTGTACCTGTGCCTTTCAATGATCTTGAGGCTTTGGAAGAAGCCCTCAAGGGCGGTGATGTGGGCGCATTTATTTTTGAAACCGTGCAGGGCAAGGGTGTTTTCGTGCCCGATGACGGTTATCTTGAAGGTGTGCGTGAGCTTTGCGACAAATACGGAACTTACATGGTCGCTGATGAAGTTCAGTGTGGTATGGGCCGGACCGGGAAAATGTTTGCTGTTGACCATTGGGGTGTGCAGCCTGACATTCTGGTTATTTCCAAGGCCCTTTCCGGCGGTTACATTCCTGTTGGAGCAGTCATCACCACCCGTGAGATTCATGGTAAGATTTTTGATTCCATGGAACGTTGTTTTGCCCATTCCAACACCTTCGGCCAGAATGATTTGGCCATGGCAGCCGGACTGGCAACCATTGAGATTCTTGAGAAAGAGAATCTGGCTGAAAATGCAGCCAGAATGGGGCAGCGGATTGAAGAAGGGATGCAGAAGCTTGCCGATAAGTACGAAATGCTGACCGAAGTCCGTGCCAAAGGACTGATGATCGGTATGCAGTTCGGCGAGCCTAAATCCATGGCTCTTAAGGCCAGCTGGAAGCTGCTGCATAAGATGAATGACGATCTTTTTTGCCAGATGATCACCATGCCGCTGCTGGAAAAACACAACATCCTTAGTCAGGTGGCCGGGCATGGTCTTGATACTGTGAAAATTCTGCCTCCGCTGATGATCAACGATGAGGATGTGGATAAATTCCTCGCCGCCATGGATGATGTGCTCAAAGAAGCGCACAAGATTACCGGGTCCGCCTGGAAAACCGTGAAGGACCTCGGAATCCGTACTGCTAAGACTTCATAGCCGGATTTCCTTCCCAAGATGGAAGGCCGAAAATCGTGGCAATTATGGGAGGCAAACTGTACTATGTATGATGGTTTGCCTCCTTTAATTATCTGTCACTAAAAAAAAGACCCCTGCCGTTATTTCCGCAGCGGGCAGAGCTTAAGTGAATATTTTTTACAATGTTTTAGAGAAAGTCATCCGCTCCGTTTGGGGGCTGGTCCGTAAGGCTCCTGTAGCCATTGTCATCTGCGCCGTTTTGCTGGCTGCTGCCTGCGCTGTTTCTTCCGCCCTTTGGCTTAAGTTGGACAGCGATCAGGATAACCTCATTTCCCACGATCTTCCTTTTCAGAAACGTAATATCGAGCAGATTAAAAATTTCGGTGATCAGGAATATATGTTTGTGGTCATCAAGACCGGGGGCAGTGAAGCTGGTAAGCAGAAAGCTGCAAAGTTTGCAGGTACACTTGCCACAAAGCTGAAAAAACGTCCTGATCTGGTCAAGGAAGTTCATTACGCCATGTCCGCCCGTGACATGGGGCCGGGGGTGCTCATGTTTGCTTCTCCGGACGAGCTGCGCCAGTTCGTGACCCTTGCCCGTGATTTCGGTCCGTTGGGCCGGGAATGGTTTGAGGCTCCGGGTTTGTCCCGTTTTCTGGACATGACCGCAGGGCTACTTTCCGGTGAAAATGGCGGCGGTGCTGATCCGGAAATGTTCGGTCCGTTCATGGGTGCAGTGGATAATCTTGTGAGCGAGATGCAGGCCTCTCTTGTTTCCGGTCCGGCTCTTGAAACTTTGAACGCTCCGGTGTTCGATCTGGACAAGGCCGGAATTCAGTATTTCTTCACTCGCAACGGCAAGCTTTTGATCATGCGCATTCTGCCCAAAAAGGATTTCCGGGTTATGGATGTGATCGGGCCTTCGCTGAATTTTGTGCGTTCTTCGCTTGAAACAGTACGTACCGAATTCCCGGAAGTAGAGGCTGGACTCACCGGACGTCCGGTTCTTTCCGCTGATGAGATGCACACTACGGATCAGGATATGACCATCGCCGCCATCATTTCAGTGGTAGTGGTGGGACTTATGTTCATGTTTATCCTGCACGGCTGGCTGCGGCCCATGCTGGTTATGGGCTCGCTTTTTTGCGCCATGGCCTGGACCTTCGGGTTTACGCTGGTGACGCTGGGCAGTCTGAATCTGCTCTCCATTGTTTTCGCCCTTGTGCTGGTTGGTATCGGAGTGGACTTCGGTATCCATATTGTTATGCGTTATGTTGAGGCCTCCGCTTCAGGCCTGTCCCCGGACGAGGCCGTGGAGAAAGCTCTGATGCATACCGGTCCCGGAGTTTTGCTGGGCGGTATTACTTCGGTATGTGCTTTTTACGCTGTACTCGGACAGGAATTTGTGGGCTTAGCCGAGCTTGGTCTTGTGGGCGGAACGGGTATTATTTTTTGCTTGATCTCCATGCTTACCGTGCTGCCGTCAATGATGCTTATCGCAGGACGACGCAACTGGTTTCCGTCCTCCCAACCGCGTATGGCGACCATGCCGTTCATGGAAAAAATTATTTCCCGTCCGGTGACTGTGCTGCTTGTTTTCGGTGCGTTAACTGCGTTGGCTTTTTCGGGATTCCAGAAAGCCGGATTCAATTACAATCTGTTGGATTTACAAGCTGAAGGTCTTGAATCCGTTGAGTACGAACATGTGTTGATCAACGATTCCGATGAATCCACATGGTTTGCGGTCATGACCCGGCCGGACCTTGAATCAGTGAAATCTCTGATCGCAGAACTTAAACAGGTTCCGTCGGTGGGGCGTATTGAGTCCATTCTTGATTTCCTTCCCGAAGGACAGCAGGAAAAAGCTGAAATTTTGCGCGGCGAGGCTGAGGCTTTGCAAGGAATTAATCTTGAAGCCCGCAATTCCTATCTTGTACCCTCAGAAGTGACGGCTTCCCTTGAGAATCTGATTGAATCTCTTGAGGGTCTTGAGGAAAAGCTTTTTTCTGCCGGGGCCAAAAAAGAATTACAGCAGGTTACGGACATTATTGACCGTGCGGATTCTTGTCTTGAAATATTAGAGAAGAACCCTGCGGATGCGGTTAATCTGACCCCGCTTCAGGCACGGTTGGTCAGTGAGCTTTCAAGCTCCTTTGCGTGGCTTAAAGAGATTATGGAAGTGCAGTCCGTTACCCCGGATGACCTGCCCGAGCATTTACGCTCCCTTTACGTAGGCAAGGACGGCAGTTTCATGGTCAAGATTTCCGCGGTGGAAAATGTCTGGGATTTTGACAAACTGACCGAATTCGTGGCCGACCTGCGCAAGATTGATCCCAATGTGACCGGAGTTCCGGTGGTGGTCCTTGAATCTTCTCTGCTCATGCGTGAGACATTTCTTGAGGCTGCCGGACTGACTATCATTCTGGTTTCAATAATTCTGTTCCTCAGCTCTTTCAGTATTGCTTATGTGCTTTTGACCCTTGTTCCTCTTTTTGCCGGGATATTCTGGCTGCTGGAGGTTATGGGAATTACCGGACTGAGCTTTAATTTAGCCAATTTCTTTGCTATTCCTGTACTTATCGCCATCGGTGTTGACGGCGGAGTTCATTTTCTGGCCCGTTGGAAAGAGCTTTCCCCAGGGGAGCGTCTCTACCATACCAGCACCCCGGTGGCTGTGGGACTTAGTTTTTGCACCACCATGATCGGGTTCGGCGGATTGCTGTTGGCTCACCATCGCGGTCTTGCCTCGCTGGGTGGGATTATGGTTACCGGTTCTGCTACCTGCCTTGTGGGTTGCATGGTGGTCCTGCCCGCCGTGTTCAGACTGATTGAAAGGATTAAAGGAAAATAGTTTATGTTCAGAAAAGTTATTTTATTTGCGTTTGTTCTTGTCCTTACCCTGAGTTCTGTTGCCTTGGCCGGAAGATTTGATTTTGCCATCATCCAACCCGGACAGCCAGGGACCACTGCTGAAGCGCAGCCAGTCATGGACGAATTGGCTAAGTATCTATCTGCTAAACTGGGTGAGGAAGTGAATGGAGTTTACTACAATGATTTGAACGCAGCCCTCGCTTATCTCGGTAAAAACAAGTCCGCATGGGCTATCTGCGGGCTGACCTTTTTCAAATCATATTCCACTAAATTCCTCATGACTCCTGTGGCTTCGACCATGCCACAGGGTATGGAAAAGGATGTCTGGCGTTTAATCGTTCCTGCATCCGGTCCTGATTCCCCGGAAAATGTAACCGGAACTGTTTATGGTTCCATGCTTTACGCTCCGCAGGCCATGGAAATTCTTTTTAATGGGAAAAAAAGTGCTGATTTTACACTGGAAGGTACGCATAAGGCCTTGCGTATGCTCCGCAAGGTTAACAAAGGCAAAGTTTCCGGCGTGGTGCTTGATGCGGTGCAGTATTCAGTGATCAAGGATTCAGATCGTTATTCCGGGACCAAAGTTATTTACACTACTCCCGAGCTCCCCAACAGCCCGGTGGTCTGGTTCGGCAAGACAACTGATGACGCTTTCCGGCTTCAGGCTGTGTTGCTGGATATGGATAAGGAGCCGGTTGCAAAGGATTTGCTTAAGCTGTTACAGACTTCCGGTTTTATGCCCGCTGATAAGGATTTGCGCTAATGGCTGTTTTGCGGGTTTTTCCCCTGCTGGCTGTTCTACTTATTTGCGGCTGTTCTGCGCAATACAACCTTCCCCTTTATGAATATGAAGCGGACGGGGTGGTGCTATGGAAGCCCTGCTCGCGGGCGCAGGCGGAAGTTCTTTTCAGTTCTTCTAAAGATAAGGATGTCTTGCAGGGAGCGGCCTGTTCTGCATGGTTGCTTGAGAGCGGGGCGGTTAAGACTGCTGATTACGCGAGAGCTTCTCAGGAAAAGCTGAACAAATATCTGACTAAAAATACTCAATCCGGTCTGGCCCACTATCTTTTGGCTTATTTAATTGCTAAAGAGGCTCAGTTTGCTCCCATGAAGGGTCTTGACCTTGTGGGCCGGATGGAGCAAGAAGCACTCGCAGCGTCCAGACTTTCCCCGGAGGTTGATCACGGAGGCCCGGATCGTTTTCTGGGTGAGCTTTATTTGAAAGCACCGTCTCCGCCAATCAGCATCGGGGATATGGATAATGCTTTGGATTATTACGAAAAGGCCGTTAAAATCGCACCGGATTTTGCCATGAATCGTCTTGGTCTTGCAACTGCATTACTGGAAGATGATGAAGTGGAGGAAGCCTGTGCTCATTATGACAAGGCCCTGCAAAGCAATTGTTTTGATGCAAAATTATTAAAAGTTGATTCCTGTAAAAAGCTGGTCAAAGCCTGTGAGGGCAAAAAGGCCGCTGAATAACAAAACCCGCCCCCATGCGGCGGAAATGAGGTTAAGACCTTGGCAATTCCTGCAATTCAAGTAGCTAGACTCGGTAAATATATTCTCACTCAGACCTTGAAGGGTAACAAACATTACCCGCTGGTACTCATGCTCGAACCCCTTTTTCAGTGCAACTTGCGCTGCAAGG encodes:
- a CDS encoding RND transporter, with protein sequence MNIFYNVLEKVIRSVWGLVRKAPVAIVICAVLLAAACAVSSALWLKLDSDQDNLISHDLPFQKRNIEQIKNFGDQEYMFVVIKTGGSEAGKQKAAKFAGTLATKLKKRPDLVKEVHYAMSARDMGPGVLMFASPDELRQFVTLARDFGPLGREWFEAPGLSRFLDMTAGLLSGENGGGADPEMFGPFMGAVDNLVSEMQASLVSGPALETLNAPVFDLDKAGIQYFFTRNGKLLIMRILPKKDFRVMDVIGPSLNFVRSSLETVRTEFPEVEAGLTGRPVLSADEMHTTDQDMTIAAIISVVVVGLMFMFILHGWLRPMLVMGSLFCAMAWTFGFTLVTLGSLNLLSIVFALVLVGIGVDFGIHIVMRYVEASASGLSPDEAVEKALMHTGPGVLLGGITSVCAFYAVLGQEFVGLAELGLVGGTGIIFCLISMLTVLPSMMLIAGRRNWFPSSQPRMATMPFMEKIISRPVTVLLVFGALTALAFSGFQKAGFNYNLLDLQAEGLESVEYEHVLINDSDESTWFAVMTRPDLESVKSLIAELKQVPSVGRIESILDFLPEGQQEKAEILRGEAEALQGINLEARNSYLVPSEVTASLENLIESLEGLEEKLFSAGAKKELQQVTDIIDRADSCLEILEKNPADAVNLTPLQARLVSELSSSFAWLKEIMEVQSVTPDDLPEHLRSLYVGKDGSFMVKISAVENVWDFDKLTEFVADLRKIDPNVTGVPVVVLESSLLMRETFLEAAGLTIILVSIILFLSSFSIAYVLLTLVPLFAGIFWLLEVMGITGLSFNLANFFAIPVLIAIGVDGGVHFLARWKELSPGERLYHTSTPVAVGLSFCTTMIGFGGLLLAHHRGLASLGGIMVTGSATCLVGCMVVLPAVFRLIERIKGK
- a CDS encoding aspartate aminotransferase family protein gives rise to the protein MSSEIVKEYRNRKAEAYELHRKYVNPQFVRVLEVIGYDRNYVSSEGAYLTDAKGVKVLDFLSGFGVYNIGRNHPYVADVLKEVMGEKTASIVQMDLGVMSGMLAEKLAKLAPGNLEAVFFTNSGTEGVEGALKFARQASGKHKLVHCHHAFHGLTLGSLSVNANREFRDRNEPLLPDCVPVPFNDLEALEEALKGGDVGAFIFETVQGKGVFVPDDGYLEGVRELCDKYGTYMVADEVQCGMGRTGKMFAVDHWGVQPDILVISKALSGGYIPVGAVITTREIHGKIFDSMERCFAHSNTFGQNDLAMAAGLATIEILEKENLAENAARMGQRIEEGMQKLADKYEMLTEVRAKGLMIGMQFGEPKSMALKASWKLLHKMNDDLFCQMITMPLLEKHNILSQVAGHGLDTVKILPPLMINDEDVDKFLAAMDDVLKEAHKITGSAWKTVKDLGIRTAKTS